The Bos taurus isolate L1 Dominette 01449 registration number 42190680 breed Hereford chromosome 16, ARS-UCD2.0, whole genome shotgun sequence genome includes the window TAGCTTTACTGTTGTCAGTACCTGGTCTGCCTTTCCCCTTCCTGTGTAGTCTGGCTCCTCTCTGGCCATCTGATCTTCCTCAGCAAGACTCATGCACTTCCCAGCAGGTGTCTCAGTGCTCTGCTGTGTCACCCCCACTGCAAGGTACCCCCTGGTACCAGAGTGACTGCCCTGGCACCAGGTGCCACGCGCGGGAGACATGCTGCCTGCTCTGCTCCTTTCAAGAGGCTGCTCCTCAGATTTCCTGCAGAGTGCTACCTGACCAGTGTTGGGTCTTAGTAAAACGCTTGGGATTAATGAAACCGGCTTAGACTAGTCAAGTCTTGGTCTTTGACGCAGGTAAGGGAGCCAGGCTCCTTTAACACCTTGCCCATCTGGTCCCTGAAAGAAGAGGGGTTGGGAACAAGGCTcatgttaagtgacttgctccaGGTTGGGGATCTATTAAGAACCAGGGGTTAGATCACACTGGCTGGCTCCTGAGGCTGTCTGCTGTTGAAAGGATATGGCTGTGGATTGGGTGTGCTGGGTTTAGGGATCTTAGAGCTTCCTTTCCTAACAGATCTGGAGGCTCCCTTCTGTAGGTCCCTTTCCACGGTTGTCTGGATTTTCCTCAGTCTGTCTTCCCACCCGGGCGTCCTGTACTCTCTACCTCCCAGTGCTCAGCCCTGCGTGCCTTTTGGAGTAGACTTCATGCCCTTAGCTGGGGAGAGGCCCAACCATCTTTCCCTGCGTGGTCAAGGGTGGTCTCCGGTCAGCTGTGGAGACCTCACAAGGGGTCATCCTGAAGTTTCTTTTAGAGCAGATAAGAGAGCTGCAGAGCCCCAAGTCAGGCTTGGGAGGGGGTGTGGGGCTGTGACAAGAGGGCGGGTGCTGGGCCGGGTTGGGGGGTGGATGGGCCGGGGCGGGGCAGATGGGCCAGGGCCGGGGGTCGGGGGTCAGGGGTggatgggctggggtggggcgtCGATGGACTGGGGCGGGGCGTCGATTGGCTGGGGCAGGGGACTTGATGGGCCGGGGCGGGGGTGGATGGGGCTGATGGGTGGGGCGGGCAGGGTGCGGATGTGGGGGTGTTTGGTGGCGGGCACACAGGCCGGGCCAGGGGAGGTGCAGGCGGGGCAGCCCCCGCGCTCCCTCAGGAGGTCTGGCTTGCAGATGCTGCAGGACTGCCCCAAGGCCCGCCGCGAGGTGGAGCTGCACTGGCGCGCCTCGCAGTGCCCGCACATCGTGCGCATCGTGGACGTCTACGAGAACCTGTACGCGGGGCGGAAGTGCCTGCTGATCGTCATGGAGTGGTGAGCAGCCCTTCCCTCTGGTCCCGGCCCAGCCTGACCCTGCTCCCCGCCCGGGCCCCTTTCCTTCCCAGGACTGCCGGCTGGGGACGCTGAAACTCAGCATGCAAGCGCCTCGTTCCTCTTGGGGGGCGGTGGCGGGCGCGCTAGTGTGATGTCATGGCCCCGGTCTCACTGTGGCTTTGTTTCAGTTTGGATGGCGGAGAACTGTTCAGTCGAATCCAGGACCGAGGAGACCAGGCCTTCACGGAAAGAGGTAGAAAGGGTCTGTCGCGGGCCCAGCCCGGCGGCGGGGCAGCGGGGCTCCAGGGGCCTGTTCCCGGGAGGTGCTCAGGCCCGCCGCCCACCTGCAGCTGGGGCTCTGCCCGCTCCTGCCCCTCGCtttctggggtgggtgggggcgttGGGGGTCTTAGGCTTCCCGGGAGGGCTCTTGCCTCAGCTTTTCAAACCTAAGGAAACATCTTGTGACTTGGTTTCTGTCTCCCTGCTCCCGTCTCCTCTGCAGAGGCCTCAGAGATCATGAAGAGCATTGGCGAGGCCATCCAGTATTTGCACTCAATCAACATCGCCCATCGGGATGTCAAGGTATCAGCTGTTTGTACTGCCCGCCCAGcccccaacgcagggggcctagAGGCCGTGGGGGTCAGGGCCACGGTGGCCCTCGAAAAGGTCCCCAGGGTCGTCCTGTGTCCCCGTGGCCTGGGTCCTGTGGCAGAGTGGGCAGAGCGCCTCTCTGCCCCGCAGGCCCTGCCCTCTGGGCAAATCCTGCTCCTGGCCGGGAAgccttctgagcctgtgctcctcagtCACCCCCCACAGCCCCGCCTTTGGTCTGTGTCCCTGTGGTGCTCACTCTGTCTCTGCATCAGTGTTTTACTCCCACGCCTGCCGTGAGCCCTGGGGGGTCGGGCTGAGGGTCCTGATGGTGTGCGGATCATAGGGGCCAGACAGACAGTTGCTGAATGGGGgtgggaagaaagggaggaatcGTTCCCCTGCAGGTTTCTGACGGCCGCTCACAGGTTCAGCAGAGATACtccttgttctctctctctctagcccGAGAACCTTTTATACACCTCCAAAAGGCCCAATGCCATTCTCAAACTCACTGATTTTGGCTTTGCCAAGGAAACCACCAGTCACAACTCTCTGACCACTCCTTGTTACACGCCATACTACGTGGGTAAGTTTGGAGAAAGCCTGGGAGCCTGTCTTTGCCCGGAGCTTCTCCCAGAGCCTCCTCTTGCTGGTCTCAGGgtcccagggcccaggagaaTTGTGTCTGCCGGCCCTTTGTAGCCCAGTTCTGATGTGACCTGACCTGAAGTAGGCTTAGCAGATCTCGCGGGCCTGAAGTGGCATGGGAAGTTAGGTGCGTGAGGTCACGGGTGGAAGTTTGTGTACGTGTGCACTTCACTGAGAAGAGCTCTTGTTCCCGTCAGACCCCCAGGGGGGTCAGGGATGTGCTTCTGGTCCAGGACCCCCAGCCAGCTGCACAGAGGAAACTCTCAAAATGGGTTTGTCAAACTAAAAGGCAGTCTGAAAGGCTCTTGCAGTTCAAGACTTGCTTTATCTTGAGATTCTGGCCCTTGGGCTCCCCGCAAGGAGGGTCTTCAGGTCTCCTTTACCCAGCCCTGGGCCTGGGCTACGACTGTCCCCCTTCCAGGCAGGCCTAGCTGCGGTCCCGTCGTGATGGGCTGAAGGGTCGGGTGGGCACACCACCCACAGAGGGCCTGGGTGGCTCCTGGTGTTCTGAGGACCAGTTCCACTGCCTTCGTCTTTGTTTACAGCTCCAGAGGTGCTGGGCCCAGAGAAGTACGACAAGTCCTGTGACATGTGGTCCTTGGGTGTCATCATGTACATCCTGTGAGtgtggggaggggcctggggacGAGGGCTGGGCAGGCGTGGATGGAAGCCTCTACCTCTGGGGTGAGAGGAAGAGGCCACGGTTAGCGTCCCCTTCTGGATGGGGGTGCCCTGGGGGTCCTGCGTGTCCCCTCTGAGTGTTGAGTGGACTCTGACAGCTCAATGCTACGGATTGGCTAACGGGCAGGAAGATGTGTGGTTTAGATACTCAGTATGTTGGATTCCTGGGCCCTGTCCCTGACTTTGTACCTGAATCAGTGAGTCCCAGTTTCTCTGTGAACTTTGCAATAAGTCCTGGTGCGGGACCTAAATAACATAAGCTCTGTTCCTCTCTTCCTGCTTCCTCTCGGCTCAGGCTGTGTGGGTACCCCCCCTTCTATTCCAACCATGGCCTTGCCATCTCTCCGGGCATGAAGAGTCGCATCCGAATGGGCCAGTATGAGTTCCCCAACCCAGAATGGTCAGAAGTATCAGAGGAAGGTAAagagcccgtgtgtgtgtgtgtgtgtgtgtctgtgtgtgtgtgtgtgtgtctgtgtgtgtgtgtgtgtctgtgtgtgtgtgtgtgtgtgtctgtgtgtgtgtgtgtgtgtgtgtctgtgtgtgtgtgtgtgtgtctgtgtgtgtgtgtgtctgtgtgtgtgtgtgtctgtgtgtgtgtgtgtgtgtgtctgtgtgtgtctgtgtgtgtgtgtgtctgtgtgtgtgtgtctgtgtgtgtgtgtgtctgtgtgatctCCCATCAGTGATGTGGCTGTGGGTCTTCACCCAGCCCACACCTGGTCTGTGTGAGGGGCCCAGCAGGGCCAGGGCTTGGGACGTGCCTGGCCGTCCGATGGTGGAGCTGTCTGTAATGGTCCTCAGGGCCAAGCATCTTGGGTGGTCTGTGTCCACACCCCCTATAAGTCTGGCTTCTCCTTGAAAACTGGGAAGGAGCGGGAGGGGAGGGTGGCCCCTGCGCTGTCTCTGTCCCCTGTGGGCATCCTGCTTTCCTCCCGCAGTGAAGATGCTCATCCGGAACCTGCTGAAGACCGAGCCCACCCAGAGGATGACCATCACCGAGTTCATGAACCACCCCTGGATCATGGTGAGCCCGGTGGGCTGGAGGTACCTGGGTCCACGGGGCCGGTCCCTGCGGACCCCACCCCGCTCCAGGTCTTCACTCGGACCCTTTTCTCTGCCCCCAGCAATCGACGAAGGTCCCTCAAACCCCACTGCACACCAGCCGGGTCCTGAAGGAGGACAAGGAGAGGTGGGAGGACGTCAAGGTGAGGGGGCGCCTGGCCGGGGGGCTCGGCGGTGCTCAGGGAGGCGGCTGGCTCTGCATCCTCTCACCCTGGGTCGTCTGGTACCACAGCGACTCTGAGCCGCTTCCCCGACCTGGCTGTGGGCAGAGGCTTCTGCGTCAGTCTAAAGTTGGCTGTGGCTGTTTCCTGCCAGCCGTTACACTCTGCCTCTGAAAGGGCCTGAGAGGTCCTCTGCAAAGTCTcctcactttgcagatgaggaaattgaggcctgGGTGGGTGCCCTGTTCACGGTCACGCAGCTAATGACTGGCTGGAGCAAACATGAGACCAGGTCTCCTGGCTCCTAGTCGGTGCTCTTTGCTCCCCCAGGCTTGCTGGGGGTCTCCGGACCCTTAGCGGGGCTCTGCTGAGCTGGCCGTAGGCTCTCTGGCCGGCTTGCCCTCTGTCTCCACTCCTACACGTCACCCCTTCCTTGCCCGCTCCATCTGTGGTCTCTGACGTCTCTCCTGGTCACCACCCCCAGGAGGAGATGACCAGTGCCTTGGCCACGATGCGGGTCGACTACGAGCAGATCAAGATAAAAAAGATTGAAGACGCGTCCAACCCTCTGCTTCTGAAGAGGCGGAAGAAAGCCCGGGCCCTGGAGGCCGCGGCCCTTGCTCACTGAGCTGGGCCAGCCGCTCCACTGGAGGACAAGCAATAACTCTCAACCTGGCTGGATTTTTTAAACAGAGAGACCCAGAGTCGCCTCCTCCCGCTTCCCCTCCTCTTCCGCCACGTGGGCCTGGGACCTCTTCAGAGGCTGTGTTCTGCCTTCGGTTCTGGCCACCTGCCTGAGAGGGGGCGCCCGGGAGGCTGGGGCCCCGGGGAGAGGGAGCACCGTGCCCTCGACACTGTGCTCATTTGGCAATTTTATCAGTAATTTGACTTAGAATTTTTACGAACCTTCTTTTATCGTTCTTGCCCTCACTCCCGCCCATGTCCCCCAAGCCTCGTCCTGTCTGGAGACTGCAAGGGTTTGGGGGTGTGTCCCAGGGTGTCTGTGGAACCCTCTCGAGGGGCGTCCCTGTGTTGCCCCGCTGGCCGCCTGACCTCCCCACTACGGCCCCAGGTCCCCACTGGCTGAGGCCTGCCAGGAGCTGCAGACCGTGGGGCCTGGGGCCCAGAGGCTCTGCTGAGTCCTTGGATGTCCCTGGTGTGCCAGAGGGAtaggagtgagtgtgtgtgtgcgtgtgcgtgcgtgtgccCACACCCGGCTCAGTGCCTGTGCACGTGAGGGGCCCCTGCCGCGCTCAGAACTGtttcccccactcccaccccaccccgggcCCACCCTGCCCGCGCTGGGCCTGCCCAAGTGCCTGGGAGCCTGTCTGGCCCCACGCCAGGCCGCCCACCCCGCCTGTATGGGTTGCTCCCGGCACAGGCGCGGGCGCGCGGAGCACTGGTGCAGCGCCAGGAAGACGGAAGCTCCGCTTGGAACCCTCCGCCCCGTTCGTGCCGGTCCTAGGCCTCCGCCCAGGCACCGAGGTGCCGAGTCAGGCCTCTGCGCCCCCTTCCTGCCGTTCTTAACCTGCTGGTGTTTGTTCTCTCATGTCTGCAGCCGTTTTGCAGCAGGCCTGCCCTCAGCCCACGTGGGTGAGCCTGCCTTACGAGTGCCTCACGGGCTCCAGGGTGTCGGTCCGCAGCCCCTTGGGGGCGAGCGCGGCACCCCTGTGGCCTCTGCAAGTGTCCGTGGCGCGGCCTAgcgggtgggtgggggaggcttTGCACCAAAGATGTCCAGACTCTGCCCCTCTCCCACCAgccgctccccgccccccgccccaaacAACTCAGCGACATATCCAGGccagtgtggggtggggaggcctCGTGTTAACCTGAGCACTGTGGGGAGGGCCCCTCGCCGCGGTCCCTGGGGCAGGGGGCGGTGATGCTTCAGCTCTCATCTCCCtcaggcagggctgggggtgcCCGGGGCCTTCTCGGGGTGCGAGGGCAGGGCTCTGATGCCCGCAGCGCCTCCCCGCCTCTGACGGCGCCCAGCTCTCAGACTGTTGTGAACTCTTGTCGTTTTGTATGAGCAAAATTGTCTTTACTAAACAGATTTAATAGTTGAAaggctttctctcttccttcttgagGTTCAGCCCCTTGACGCCCCCCACCTCTTGTCTTCCCACGCGTGGTGAGGGGTTCCGTGTGTGGGGAGGGCAGAGTCGGGGTATCCTGGGGGAGAGGCGAGCCCCCGGCCCAAGGGAGCCAGCCCCCGCCCTGTCGGGGGCCTGGGGGATGTCTCTGGCCTGGGCATGGGCCCTGCAGCGGGGGACCCCGCGCGCTTTGCCAGTTACTGAATCAGGAGCCCAGCCGCTTCCCAGCCCAGTCTTAGACCTGTTTAGCCACGGCCGGACGCAGACACTCTCAGCCGGGGGTTGGGGTCGGGGTcggggtcagggtcagggttagggttagggctgGCAcggggactgtgaagaaggtggtggtggtgaattgGTCCAAATCCTGGGGGAGTGTCGAGGAGCAGGTGTTCCTGCAAGCTCCAGTAGGGGGTGCCAGCGGCCAGCCAGAAGGCAGAAAACAAACCATCAGCTGGAAGAGGCCTCAGCGCTCCTGTGAGCATTCAGTCTGCAGATGTGAAGGCGAAGGCCTGGGATATTTGAGATCGCATGGTGAATTGACTTGTGGCAGCGCCTAAGGAAGAAATTGGTTTATTGACCTCACTGCTCTCCCGCCCAGTCAGATGGAAAAGGAGCTGTTGATGAGTTTACTTGCGTTTTCTCACATGATCCTCAGAACTGTCAGGGAGACAGGCAGGCCAGGatggttatccccattttatgagTGAGAAAAGTGATGAGAGCGAAGGGATGCACTGGGGGTCCCCCTGCTAGTGTGTTTGGACTAGAACTCAGGGTGCAAGGCCTAGGGTGTTCTTGTCCCAAGACCTCCTCCTGCCTGGAGGAGAGAGGCCTGCTCACCCTGTCATCAGTGGGGTCCCGTCTCCCCTGCCCAGCCTTGTGGCAGAGACAAGGCCCCCACAACCTACCCCTCACAAATCCTGAGTGTGGTTGGCTCCTGCCTTGAAGCTCAACCCATGTCTCTAGAAACCACTGCTCAAATGAGCCAGCAGGAAGTTTTTCTGTCAGAGAAGTCCAGTCATGTCTGCGCTTAAGGTGGGTATCAGAGGTGATAAGAACCCGGGGAAAGAGGGAATAAGGGGTGATGGGGCAGGAATTGGGGTGCAGGGGGGTGTTTCCCAGTGCTCTGCTCTCTTTGGaggctgtgttagtttcctgttgctgctcTAATACATTCTGTGGCTTAAAATAGCACACGTTTAATTGTTAGACTTCTGAGGTCAGGAGTCCGATGGTCCCCCAGTCTGAGATCAACACAGGGCTGGCCGGGTTGCATTTCTCCCTGAAGCCTTTGCAGCTTCCAGAGACACCTCCATTTCTTGGCTTGAGGCTCTCTTCCTCCGTCTTCAAGGCCGACAAGGTCACGTCTCTCTGGTCTTGCCAGGAAGGAGCCTCTGCTTTGAAGGACCTGTGTGGTCAGAGGGGGCCTTCGCAGACACTGCGGTGGCCCTTCACCTCAGTCCCACCAGCAGAGTCCCTTTGCTGTGAGGCGGTGTGTTCCCAGGCCCCGGGGTTGGCTGTGAGTGTCGAGGGGCCGCTGCCCCGTCCCCGAGGCCCGTGTCATGCCACCTGCCCCACACGTTGGCCCCGCGTTCTGCTTCCTCCTCCACCCGGGCCAGCCCGTTTCACAGATTGGACCTGGCATTCGGGAAGGGTGGCTAGGGTGAAGGACAGGAGGGGCCTGGCTTGATGAGAACGGTCTTACCACACCTGTCTACCCTCTCCAAGCCCCTGATGGTCCACGCTGGCATCAGCCTGTAATTCTCTGCCTCTGGGAAGTGCTTTACCTCCTTCTGCTAAACTCCCGGGTGGGGTGGCGGGGAAACTTTTGTACCTAAAGGCAGATGCTGGCTGCAGGGTTGGAGGAAGCAAGATAGGATGTGATCCTCGAACACCCTCGAGTGGTGTGAGAGGTAGGGAAGGCCTGCAGACACTCGTGGGCACCGGGAAGGCCCGTGCTGCACTGGGCAATCCCCCAGGTCTCTTCACCGTCATAAAAGGCCTCCGGGGGAGGCGGTCTAGCCTCCCGCTGACCTCAGagaagtaaaatgaagaaaactcAGCCTCAGAGAAGTAAAATGACTCTCCCAAGGCCTCATGACTAAGCAGAGGTCGATCTGATTTGGATCTCCTGCTTCCAAGTTTAGAGCTTCTTAAAAAAACCCACCAAagataaggaagggaaaagaggggTCAGGCACGGAGACAGCGGGCTTCCTCTCCACTGGGCACATTTCCGTTTCTGTGGAATGGCGGTGGCTGTCCTCGGCCTTGGGGGTGTTGAGTGCCGTGAGACGGTGGACTGGGACGCCACGTCGGGCCGAGTGACTTGGCTCACATCTGTGTCCCGCCctctggtgggctgccctccCGGGAGGGCTCAGGAAAACCCAGGTTTGAAGCTGGGACTGTGGTCTAGGCTGAAACCACATTCCTGCTCCGCTTGAGGCCTCTGGGTTGGTAAACAATAACAGAAAATGTGGGGTTTTCCTCTGAGGGGGTTGGAGACAGGAAATGCGGAGGTCTGTGAGTGACGGGTGGGTAGAGCTGGTGGGCAGAGCAGGTCCCAGGCTGCTCAAAGTGTGAAGGAAACAGCTCTTCAAGGGACAAGGGTGGAGCTGGTGAGGCCGGGGAAAGTAGCTGTCTCCCGCAAACCTGCCGGGCCTTCTCCAGGCGGCGGGAGGTGGCTTAGGGGGGCGGCCTCTGTAACCCTCAGACTTCCTTTAGTGGCTCAGCGGTCAAGAATCCGCTTGTAATGCTgtagacacaggttcgatccctaggtcaagaagataccttggaggaagaaatggcaacccacacctgtattcttgcctggaaaatcccatagaccgaggagcccggcagactacagcccatagggtcgcaaagagtctgacgcgACTGAGCGTGCATGTGCCCTCAGCCCTGTGGATACAGCCCCTTCCAGGCTCTGTCTCTTGAAGCCCACATGCAGTGCCCACCCCGCAAGAGGGAGACTGGCCGAGCTGGGGAGTAGTCGTTCTTTGGAAGGGACCCCAGGCTCCGGTGGGGCCTTTTCAGTGAATTTGTCTTCCTTTCCCTGCACTCAGTCAGACCCAGCATACTAAGTCaccaaatgaacacccaggcctttCTACCTGCACTCTGCTTTAGTGCAAAAACCAAGTGTAAGACCCAGTGTCTGCCCGAATGCCAGTCTTTGAGATACAAAATCTGCGTGCGACTCTCAGAGACcttgtctttcctttctctgcatCTGGAGTCCCGGACGCATAAACATTGTGGTCTGAATTGATTCAGTCAAGACTGCCCCAGTGAGGGGGTGCAGTCCCAGCCCAGGTGGTCTCTGTGGGCCTCAGAGGTTTTGAGACTGGCAGGATGAGTGAGGTCAGAAGATCCTGGACCGCCATCCTCTGTTGGGTGAAGCCCTCCGTGTGTGCCTCGCTGGGGGCGGACAGTGTTGGCCCTCCTGACCCAGATGCGTGAGCATGCAATGTGGCCAAGCCTGGGCTTCAGGAGGGGGGAGCATTGACCAGGTGCAGGGGTGGCCCCTCCCCGGACCGGCCGCCCTTCAGAGGGTCGGAACCTCTCTGCGGAGACTCCTTCCAGGAGCAGCAAGGCCACGCTCTGATGCAGCTCTGGCCCTCCTGGGGCTCAGCCTGGAGGAGGGGGGCGTGGAACCGTGCTGGGGCGGGAGGGTCAACGGGCCCGGAGGCTCGACGCTCTGGCCAGGTCAACAGCCCTGGacgtggtggggaggggagcgcTGCGCCTGCAGAGACTCCGAGTTACGGTCGGCGCGGTGGAGGTGTTCCCGTCGTTTCTGCTCTAGTTTCTGCAGCGTCAGGGTCCACTCTTCCTCTCCCTGAGTCTGGGATCCCCCCTCTGGCCTTTGGTCTGCTCAGCACTGCAGCTGGACTGTTGGCCGTTGAAAACCTGGCAGCCCCGGCAGTGGGGCGTCCTTGGTGTTTTCTCAGTCCCTTTAACCTGGATTCCCCTCCCTCATCGTGTTTGTTTCCCCCAAACCCAAATTTGGGAACATAGCCTGACAGGATTTCCccacatatttctttaaaaactgcgatatacttgatttacagtatcatatgtttcaggtgtacagcgcaGTGATGTACAGTTCTTGTTAAATGTTATACTCCATCTAAGTTTCGTAACGTCGGCtgtgttccctgtgctgtacaacgTATCACTGATGTATTTTATAGttagtagtttgtgtctcttaatccccCATCTtgccccacccccttccctctcTTCACCCTCATCGTTTGTTGTTTGGCTGAACTGCGCCTCAACCCCgggggttgtagcccaccaggctcctctatccatgggattctccaggcaagaatactgaagtaggtagccatttccttctccagggaatctttctgactcagggatcgaacccacatctcttatgtcttcccctgcattggcaagtgggtctTTACCCACtagcacgacctgggaagcccctctgagtGTCCCTGAAAATCTAGAGTTCTTTGCAGGTCTTTCTGATCTCTCTTTACCATGGTCCCTACACCATGGGCTTCAGATATGTTAAACCTGAAGCTCTTAGGAGCTTCCTTGTAACAAATACACAGTTTAATGTACCTAAGCTTccatactttttattttgcacaCACCAGCATCTCAGGCCTGGGTCTACCTTATGTCCATCCACCCCTTGGAGGGAATAATGATTGCACTGAAGGGAAGTCAGAGCCGGTAATCAGAAAGTCTTGTCTGTCCAGCCTGCAGGATCTCAGGTGGGACTCTGGGGGGAGTGACTGCCCCTGAGAACAGGGAACCTTCATGTGATAAGTCATTTTTAGGGGGCAGGCTGCCATGCAAATGCATTCATTTGCATAACTTTCTTGCTCTAAGGGACAGTGAAGTTTCCTACCCTATCCGGCACCCCTGCCAGGATTTGCAAGTGAAATACTGGGACTGGCTTTCCCCCCTCCCTTCTTGAGTCCTTCCCTCCCCGCCGCCCACCCCCGGCCCCAAGTTCAGTTTCTGTCCCGCAGGTCCTGTGTGACCAAATACTCGTCTTGACCTCTCTGGTCCTAGGGGAGGAGTGTTCCTGGGCCCTGCGATGCAAAGTACTGGAAAGGTCATGCAAATGAGCCTTCAGATGGGATGGCTCTGGCCCAAGCCCAGGCCAAGTTGCTGGCTCAGGCCACTGGTGTCTGGGACCATGTGAAACGTGATCCTGGTCCTTCCTCAGTTTCGGCAGCTGCTAGTCTCTTGTTCCTCAAATAGAGCCTCCCGAGGCCGTGAGGCCTTAAGGTTCAGAAAGAGCTGAGTTCTCCCAGCCCTTAGCCCTTAACCTCTGATTTGGAGGCCTGTGGTTCTGAATTCACCAGGCAGA containing:
- the MAPKAPK2 gene encoding MAP kinase-activated protein kinase 2; translated protein: MLSGAGAAPPPAAAAAAAPCCPPPAPCPGPPPALCLGPPPPPAPAQPPPPQFPQFHVRSSLQIKKNAIIDDYKVTTQVLGLGINGKVLQIFSKRTQEKFALKMLQDCPKARREVELHWRASQCPHIVRIVDVYENLYAGRKCLLIVMECLDGGELFSRIQDRGDQAFTEREASEIMKSIGEAIQYLHSINIAHRDVKPENLLYTSKRPNAILKLTDFGFAKETTSHNSLTTPCYTPYYVAPEVLGPEKYDKSCDMWSLGVIMYILLCGYPPFYSNHGLAISPGMKSRIRMGQYEFPNPEWSEVSEEVKMLIRNLLKTEPTQRMTITEFMNHPWIMQSTKVPQTPLHTSRVLKEDKERWEDVKEEMTSALATMRVDYEQIKIKKIEDASNPLLLKRRKKARALEAAALAH